CCTGTCTTCActgttctcctggcgactacaaataatcgtacgttgtccgaggtccttcctttgaacctgtaagtcctctcgaagcttttaccatttttattcaaaatcaaaaagttttttttctctactaagtttctttaaaaaagaaaaaagatggggaagcagaggaatccctttcggtgtctcgttgactccgaggagggtattagaaacttccgcaTGAAGTACAGTATCccaccaacggtagggatgaggtatgcggcccaaggggagtgggttgacgccaggcaaactggggaagtggttatccccatgatcgcctttattgaaggggggatgaccatccccatgggtagtatcactaggggttaccttaatttctttaggctatcccccacccaatgcgctcccaatatgtttaggattctaggaagtatagacgctctgaatcagagaatgggtctaaatctatcccatcacgacgtgaattgggCGTACAGCCTTCATCGCCTAGCTGACCAGGACTACTATCttaagtcgagatatcctgaagtaaggttgattcagtgcctccctacttcaaataaaCACCTAAAAGAggatttcctcattttttctggggaatggcacgatggtctATCTTGCCCGACTGTGGAGGGAACGCCAGGTGGGTGCGAAGTTATAGACCTATGCTACTTAGCTCATAATCACATTTTAAtcacctttattattttcgcgTCTCacaacttttaactttaaaacCAACGGTcttgcagatagacgctacacgaagcccaatctcagattggtcaataaagcgagcctagacagattattgagagctgaaatatacgtgaacgaggctgatggtcaaCTACAAGCAGCCCATTTAATTCTCGGATATACCCCCcgttcttttggctttcagatgccgaagtgcgtgattagggcacgcgatcctcggcttcgccatatcagtgttgcctacgaaggattCATTGCtccagagggtattccacttcccgaacacacacctctcacagaACCTCTTTCCGTGGCCAGCGTCTCAGCGGGGCTTTCTTCACCTCCACattccctcaagaaaaagggcaccaataggagaaggaaaagggaaaaaagcaaGCAAACCGGCGCAACAGCATCGGAATCCGCGGAcgattttgagattttcgatcaGCCCTCAAACCCCGAGGAAagttctgacgagatgggggtaAAAAGGATACCCCAAAAAAGCCTAATGGAGCTGATAGGAGGTCAACAGGGAAAGTCTACACCTGCCCAAACCGTACCATCACAagtttcatctcttccagccaggtctcctcctccagtcCCCCGCCACCCTCCTCCATCATCTCCGCAAACAGCACCGCCAAGCACTGCCGAGCCAGAGAAGCGCAGAGAGCAGaaagcgagcctagacagattattgagagctgaaatatacgtgaacgaggctgatggtcaaCTACGAGCAGCCCATTTAATTCTCGGATATACCCCCcgttcttttggctttcaggtgccgaagtgcgtgattagggcacgcgatcctcagcttcgccgtatcagtgttgcctacgaaggattCATTGCtccagagggtattccacttcccgaacacacacctctcacagaACCTCTTTCCGTGGCCAGCGTCTCAGCGGGGCTTTCTTCACCTCCACattccctcaagaaaaagggcaccaataggagaaggaaaagggaaaaaagcaaGCAAACCGGCGCAACAGCATCGGAATCCGCGGACGATTTTGAGATTTTCAATCAGCCCTCAAACCCCGAGGAAagttctgacgagatgggggtaAAAAGGATACCCCAAAAAAGCCTAATGGAGCTGATAGGAGGTCAACAGGGAAAGTCTACACCTGCCCAAACCGTACCATCGCAAGTTTCATCTCTTCCAaccaggtctcctcctccagtcCCCCGCCACCCTCCTCCATCATCTCCGCAAACAGCACCGCCAAGCACTGCCGAGCCAGAGAAGCGCAGAGAGCAGAAAGGTAAGGGGGTGGCAGATGCGAGCAAAACCCgtcccactcgagaggaggatgtccaacgagcggcaaagcagcagaaaaccagACAGCCCTCTACGCGGGGCCAAGAGGAATTCGATTCCCCACATCCCGATTCACAAGCATGGCTGCCAGttcctatgctcggtggggaaCCCCTGCGAAACGATGCCTCTGTAAGGGATTATAACGGCAGCATAGGGTGTCATgtggcctcggccatagaggaggccttattgctcccaaaggatatggccgagctaaagaatgtgaggaagaatcaactcatccttgacataaacgatatttgggcatggtgggAAGCTATCTTTTATACTGCTTCATTCTGTGACTGCTACTCACTAATGCGTACTTTTCATTAACTATAACACTAACTCACCCccccccttttattttttacagatcatccaaaataccttcaagctagatgagatgctcaatgcttgttccaatcagctagatggtgaaaggaaaagaagggtaatggctgttcaaaccttgtccaaatctgaacaggatctAACCGTCGCAAGGAAAAAGCTGCTGGTCGaggaagaagctcgcaagagtgctgaaTCGTCATCAGAgggctaccagaagcaggccgaggaacaggCCAAGCTTCTGCGCGAGGCGAATGCTGAGCTGAAGAAAACTCaagagcaagttcttgttcttaagaagcatctgGAAGAAACTCAGAGGTTAAGGGAGAGAGCCGAAAAGcttaaagaacaagccgagaaagcaaaaatcgagtctGAGAAGGCAATGGgtgaagccgagcagaggggctacgaaatcgggatagctgaaactgagaaagcgtTAAGAGCCGAGGTTCCGGAGGTTTGCCGTATCTTCTGTGCGAGAAcctggagcgaggctcttaaccgtgctggggttgaagcctcatctgaactacgtaagccagagagcgtatattaccccgaagcgatacgcACCTCAGCTCCTCAACCACACCAAGCTGATACTCCAGCCCCAGCTATTACCCCCAGCGAGGAGATTTTACCTCGCAATTCCCCTCCAAGAGCTTCTCCAAACAAATCTACCACTGCTTCGAAGACATATACGGTCtcacagggttttcaacaagaattggactccacagttcaatcGGCTGGGGGCATCATCgaaaagtaaaaagatagaaactcctttgtaattttaatttagacacTTAGTAGAGGACTTTCTCGCttactttcttatcattctgatgGTTCTAAGTTATCTTTACACTTACTTACTTTGTCGTTGTAATTTTGGATGGATTCATTTCAGACGCCTCTTTTATTGTACGTCAATCTTGCATtcgaagctctctctttctgactccttAACGAATGTTCATAGGGCATTACTTTTACTGAGATTACGATTTAGAAAACTCATTACCACTCTTTCTgccatttaataattcaatgcaCAACTTAGCAGGTAAGTTTCTACCGAATTAGTGGTCTAAGGATTTGACATAACATAGTTTCCGTTTAGCAATTCATTATGAATgacaggatgttaatttccactaagtttgcgatccggggacctggcataactcagtttctgtttaacaattaagtatgaatgataggatgttaatttccactaagtttgcgatccaaggacctggcataactcagtttctgtttaacaattcagtatgaatgataggatgttaatttccactaagtttgcgatccaaggacctggcataactcagtttctgtttaacaattcagtatgaatgataggatgttaatttccaccaagtttgcgatccaaggacctggcataactcagtttctgtttaacaattcagtatgaatgataggatgttaatttccactaaatttgcgatccaaggacccggcataactcagtttctgtttaacaattcagtatgataggatgttaatttccactaagtttgcgatccgaggacccggcataactcagtttctgtttaacaattcagtatgataggatgttaatttccactaagtttgcgatccgaggacccggcataactcagtttctgtttaacaattcagtatgataggatgttaatttccactaagtttgcgatccgaggacctggcataactcagtttctgtttaacaattcagtatgatatgacaggatgcgGGACTCATAGAATGCATATCtgacgtaagttaaaagagaatatttaaattaaaacttctttactaataataataccttctgagattatttacattccaaggatggagtacaggtttttcgtCTAGATCCTCTAGATAATAAGCCCCTACTCCAGCTACAGAGGTAATTCGatacggtccctcccaattgggtcccagttttccccagcttggattcttagtggcccccaggaccTTTCTCAGCACCAGGTCGCCTATGGTTAACgacctcatcctcacattgctatcgtagcactgcttgagtttgtgctggtagtaagctagccgtACCATCGCGCtttcccttcgttcttcaatcaggtctaaacttttttccaacatcgcatcattattacttgaagagaatgcactggtctttaatgtcgggaatccagtttccagcgGAATAACGGCCTCGGTTCCGTAGGTCATGGAGAAAGGAGTCTCTCCCGTCGAACGCCGGGGCGTTGTCCGAtatgtccaaagcacatgtgggagttcctccacccatcttcctttcgcgtcgtctagtctcttcttaagcccatggacaatgactttgttaacagcttcagcctgcccattgccttgcggataagctggagtggaatatctgtttcttattcccagttctgaacagtatttcctaaaggcattgctatcgaactggagcccgttgtccgaaacaagagctcgtgggattccaaatcgcgtaacaatgttcttccagacaaacctcttcacatctacgtcccggatgttcgccaagggttcagcctcaacccatttggtgaagtagtctgtgccgaccagtaggtacttcttgtttcctatagctttaggaaaagggccgacaatgtctagcccccattgtgcaaagggccaaggacttgagagagggttaagaactcctccaagttggtggatattcggagcatatctttgacactgatcgcacttcttaacgtactcctgcgcttctttctgcatattcggccaccaataaccttgcgttagggctcggcatgacagggatcttcctcctgtgtggcttccacaaataccctcatgCAATTCTTCCAGGATTAACTCTGCTGCCTCGGGAGacacgcagagcaagtatggcccagagaaggaccgtctatatagctttttatcttCGGATAACCAAtaccgaggtgctctccttcgtattttcttaGCTTCTACCTTATCTTCGGGCATCACATCACTGTCGAGGAATTTTAATATAGAGTCAATCCAGCACGGCGTCAAACTAGCTTGACGAACTTGGCAAatctccttttctggtgaagtgggGGTATGCAAGTCTTCCACAATAATTACCCGTGGGAAATTTCGtgctgaggaggtggcaagggtcgctaaGGAGTCTGCGTGGGTATTCTcgcctcgtggaatatgtaTTACGTCGAACGACTCGAACTCTGttcgcatatgcctaacccggttcagatacccttgcattctcgggtctctggcctccaactctccagtcacctggccaacgaccagcctcgagtccgagaacagtttcactacctttccacccattttatggaccatgctcattcccattatcagagctTTGTACTCTGACtcattgttagtagctgagaacccCAGCCTTAGCGACTTCTcaatgatgacctcttcgggagatatcaggaccaatcccagtccagctccccgttggtttgcagCCCCATCCACATATaccttccataccggccctCCTGGCGCGGATATtacgccaaccgatttttcGTCCATGTAATCTCGATTCCtactaacttcctcagggcactcagcgaattcagctaccaAATCGGCGAGTACTTGACCCTTCACAAAagtgcggggcatgtatttgatgtcaaaagcacccagaatcgttccccacttggcaattctgccggtgtagtcagcacttctaagtatggatttgagaggcaattaggtcaaaacaactacagtgtgagcttgaaaatagtgtggAAGTTTACGTGTCGCATGGACGactgccagtatggccttctctaacggcagatatctcacctccgcttcatggagggacttacttacataatataccggcctctggacgccattgtcttctcgcatcaagacgaaactgactgcgtgtggggctaccgccagataggcatacaacatctcatccacttcagggctagacatgatcggtggtttggataaataattttttaactgctggaacgcctcaACACACTCCttggtccattcgaatccctgccacttatgtaacagacggaaaaaaggacgacacctttcgGCTGACCTGGAGATGAATCGGTttaacgcagcagtcatccctgtcaacctctgcacttcctttggattCCGGGGCGCTTGCAAACTGTTAATAGCCCTAATCTGATCGGGAttaacctcaattcccctatgggtcaccatgtaccccaagaattttcctgaacctacaccaaaggagcacttcgaagcattcaggcgcaacctgtgttctctcagtatcccgaagatgctagtgaggtccttcacatgttcagtcactaccttgcttttcaccaccatgtcatcaataaaaacttcaatacttctgcccagctgtggctcgaacatttttgtcatcatgcgttggtaggtagatccagcatttttcagaccgaaaggcatcaccttgtaatggtagttcccaaccggggtcacgaaagcggtcTTTTCTTAATCATCGGTGGctaacggtatttggtgatacccttgaaaggcatccaagaagctcatcctagggtggcccacggtcgcatccaccagctggtcaatctttggcataggaaatgggtctttggggcatgccttattaagatccgtgaaatccacgcacactcgccacttccccgtcttcttcttcactaccaccgtattggccagccattgggggtaaaagacttctttgatagccccagcctgtttgagcttggcaacttcacttcggactgcctcggcatgctctttcgatggtcgccgaggaatTTGCCTTCTAGGGGGAACGGCAGGGTTTACATTGAGTCGATGACAAATAAAATTCGGGTCTACTCCTGGAGCctcatacgggtcccatgcaaagacgtccacattAGTTCGAAGAAACTCtagcaaactcgctttctcttccagaggcaacttggccccaacccgaaagaatttctctggatcatcagcaacgGTCACCGTCTCtagatcttcacactctaccccattggttggtacgtctaaacctgatgctgggatctttaattgctatgactcattatcggctgtagccgaggtttctgcctcaGGCCGATGCAGTATAGCCGCTACctggcattgccgagcagctgcttggttccctactatctccatCACTCGGTCTCCGgacgggtacttcaccttctgatgtagggtagatgaaaccgctttaagtgtgtgaagccaaggtctgcccaggatagccgtatacggagaaaaaacatctacgacaataaaatccacctccaccacctccgtgcctgaTTGCACGGGCAACCTGATTAGCCCCATGGGAATGACTAACTTTCCCTCAAAACTGACaagaggggaattataggttgtcAAGTCCTGCTGCTTCAAACcaagccccttgtacaaatccggatacatcacatccgctgcacttccctgatcaaccatcacccttcggacatcgtacccaTTGATCCTCAGcgttaccaccaaggcatcctcatggggttgtatggttccctccaaatcttcgtctgaaaaacccaaaaccaaggaGACAcgtttcttggctctcttccatgcttgagaacgatcctcagccggggatcgggacaccgacaacactctggtggggcaagatccagtcctccctggggccgcaaagatgacgttGATTGTTCCCCgagggagccttgatgaagcatccccacgcacctcggaacctgcttggctcgcccttccacTAAAGTgatgcaagagctgccttaattttccttcccggaccaactgctccaaatggtcccataaatttctgcagttgtctgtcgtgtgtccatggtcctgatggtaatggcaatacaaactcgggttgcgttttgcaggctctcctgccatcctgttaggccatttgaaaaatggctcgtcctttatcttctccaaaacctgctgaacaggctcccgaaataccGCATTAACGGCCTGGGCATCTGCCGAGACCGACTGGCCAACAAAGTCCCGCTTTGGTCGGttgttattataacgatccgacctgaaatccctcctctcctgagggatcatcttggcctttcctttcccctgaagcTGATCCTTctctatccttttgtacttctctattctgtccatcagttggcgcacactggtaacaggtttacccgtcaaggatttcctcaagtcatgatcagctgggaggccggctttgaaagtagttatggccacagcgtcattcttccctcctatttcgttgaacatctcccagtacctatccgaataactcttgagagtctcgccctctcgcatagacaaggtCAACAAGGACCCCAGCGGCAAAGGAGTCCTactgcatgtaataaaacgagcaccaaaagcctgggtcagcgctttgaaagatccaatagagttggcccttaagccattgaaccacctcattgccGTCGAACCCAAGCTCgacggaaaaatcttgcacatcagggcatcatccctggaatgaatagccatcttctggctgtaataacttacatgttccaccggatccgaatggccatcatacagagagaacgtaggttgattgaatcgccgaggatgggtagcatcatctatgcttcttgtaaagggtgacctggaaatttgactcaaagctttgttcatggcatcgtttcccacgCCCCTACTAGTTggacttttacgcctacgcctatggcgacgctcctcttcgtaggagaaagtctcactctgcggagttctcgatctccgcctgtaactagttccatccgactcccccGATGATAGTTCGGAGCGAGGTGGGGAACGCTCCCGCCGCGCATGAcgtaactctctcttcaagtccgcaatttcacgttgcagatccccatcatgctttacgtgggaaacgtgactcttcccgcgtgtacGGGTTCTCGTGGTGTGAGTAGTATGTATGCTCCCCTCCTGGACTTCCCTCCGTTCGGGATTTTTTCGAGGACCatcatgctgagagccccttgactccgcctgatgcGGGCTGACATCGCCCTGATGCAGCCCCGCTGCGGGGTGAGgcagttccactccttccatcgaaaacgtTGTGTCGGAGgttgtacaagctaacacaagctcttcccacagacggcgccaattgtaaggacacgatttggtgacgaacttAAACAGTATTGgattcgtacgtaaaaggcccagacaatatgatttgtagagcgtgggtgtaaagagctaggttaactgtggtatctacctccaagattttctctcaagcccatacaatgtattccttcttttttggttggtataatcaacgtcttttcttaagtccctagtgttactctctctctctccccttcttacttctttctcttcagttttctgtgtgttcttcttttttttttcgatccccttcttcatgttcctcttttagtttatatactcctcttcgcgatccatcttcaccgaacacgtgtagattgtgtctgggggatttctttctgtcccatctggtgcctcctggaacttcctacgggcagctgtaaggctgcttccctactgctcaggtatcacctccacattaatgcggccagagagttggttgaaaggttattaatgcggaggcagctatagtttcagatatttgtttgccttatctctttcatctttagtcggctactctatcccttgagatgacctacttctgagatctgatcgtggtgagaccacgtcctgatcgtcttcgggcgcgatcgtcctcggacgcatactgccgaggagcatggcATCCTCGGACGGGTGCACGACCTCGAATGGgtcactggcccaacaatcctcaaccagttctgaatcctatgggcctatcaaccgaatgatccccacaacTAGTATGGTACACTAATATTACTAATATGGTACACTTATTtaaactctctttcttttttgataaataacttatttaaaCTCTATTGAACACATACAAATCATTCAACATAGGGCCCATATATGATGTTTACACAGGTGTAATTCAAGAAGACGTACACGTTTGCGTCTATTCTATCAGAGAAAAGCTTTGATTTCTTTGCTGTTGATAAGAACTTCGGTAGAacaaataagaagaaaagaccATCCCAGAAAATCACATTTCAAGAGATAGCTTCACAATAAAACTACCGAGGGAATAGTTTAGATGGATCAGAAAACGATTctacaaagagaaaaaaataaaaaagtacaaACCCAATAAAGAACTGCACAAACTCCATAACAATGCTTCAGTAATGCAGTATTGACTGGATGTTTTGATCTCCTCATTATGGCAAACTAAACTTAGCATTTCAGTGAGCTTCTTCTGCTGTATTTCTGTCCACTTTCTTGAAAATACAAGAGATAAAAGAGGCTTTTAACCTATGAATGTCATCAACAATAGAGCCAATTTTTGCTTGGACTTGTCAAGCTGATGCACCAAAACCAGTAGATAAGAACAGTGACTGCTGAAAAGAGTGCTGTTCTATCTATCTTGAGACAAACTGACTGCCTAAACTTCAATTTAAGTGGATTAACAGCTTTCATAATGGTAACAGCTCCAATCTTGTGATTCTAACATTCCCTGCAATTTAACCTAAATCAGGTAGTGGAGGGTTTGGTCTATCTAATCAcctaaaagaaattaattgctataattagatttttaaagctTCTTTTACTGCTGGTGCAAGTGAGATTATTAAATGGAAACCAAAAATATAACTAGAATTTCACTGATATTACTCCATTGCCCATGGCAATGCTATATCAAGTTATACCTCATCAACCTTGATTGATAGAAGGATTCTATGAAAGCATGCATCTCACCAGTTAACTGCCAAAAGAAAACATGTATCTCACTAGTTTGTGTTTAACTTAGGAGtggcaaatgggtgggtttggacGAGTCATAGATGGATTGGATGTTTAAATAcccatttattatttatttaacaaaataattattatccACACCCAAACCtaaccaaaaaattttaagctaAAACCCAACCTACTcaattacccaattatgtatgtatgtgtatgtgctTTTATATAGTaactatattttttgataattagtAAGTAActatataaaagagaaagaacaattatattgaaaaaaaagaatgttcAAAAGCCAAGTTTAACAATAACTCATTGACAAAGTTACATAAGGAAATATATTAGAACCATTATGATCTGAATCATCACTGTTATAGTGAAAGTCATAAATCTTGTTACGACCATCTTTACCAAAGTTGCAAAAAGCAACTCTATACAGCAAGACAGCTTATCCGAGAATCCATAAAGTTTTAAACTACAatcaaacaaatcaccattagGCAAAAATGCTCAAGATCCAgtacaaaaacaaataagagaGAATCACATTTGATGGTTATGCAAGTTGCACATGACCAGACCAAACCTTCTATGACTTCTTGCCAATGAGCTATTTTTTGATAGCATAATTGTCACACCACCCATTTATCTCAATCTCTCCATAGTTCCAACTAAATATATGCCCCTAGCCTAGTCTCCTTTAAACAAcccccccctaaaaaaaaaaagttcattatATAGACATCTACCATAATGCCTCTTTTGCACACATAAAATCATTCATAGGCAATTCCTTTCTTTATaagcatcaatttttttttttttttttttaacaaggcATAGCACTTATTCTCAGGTAGTATATCTGAGATGCACAAAAGAtaatgaaaaaggaaagaaaataagatctaaaattataatatctaaaaaaatccaagaaacaaacaaagaagcaAAAGCCCTAATTGCTCCGACCTATAGTAACTTCAGTTTAAACACCAAGAcatcaatttcatcaaatttcctagcattcctctccctccaaaacTTTACCatatgtttcttttctcttcatctctctttttGTATCTAAATCTGAAAGTATTggtttggattgatttttttggggtCCCCTGAGCTTAGACAAAAATCAGGTGATACAgcctcattttacaatataccctAACTGGTACCCTCCTGATTAAAAACATTCAGATCTCTGTTTAGCGTAATGATTTTAGGCCCATTATGATCTGAGTAATCACTCTTGTAGTAAAAGTCAAAATTATTGTTACGACCATCTTTGCCAAAGTTGCAAAAAGCATCTCTATATAGCAACAGACAGCTAATCTGAAAATCCATAGAGTTTTAaactacaaacaaaaaaatctcagtTAGGTGAAAATGCTAAGTTTCACCCgtacaaaaacaaatattagaGTCGAACACTTTTGATGGTTATGTATATCGAACATGACCAAACCAAACTGTCAATGACTTCTTACCAATGTGCTGGTTTATCTACCATAAATCCTCTTTGCACATGTAATATCAGTCATATACAATTCCTTTCTTTATAAgtaccaaaatttattttaaaaataaaaagaaataaaggaataaCACTTGTACATGGGTAGTGTAAAAGAGATGTGCATAAgataagggaaaagagaaaaggcTAATATCTAACAATTCCAAGAAACCAACAAAGAAGCAAAACCCCTAATTGTTCTGAAACATAGTAACCTCAATTCAAGCACTGAAACATCAGTTTCATCATATGTCCTAGCATTCCTCTCACTCCAAATACTCCATTACGACATAAAGGAATTACATTCATaagcaatgcataaaaaaatgaaaacatgagTGGTTAGagtatctttcttttctctttatatttccTTTCTATCTAAATCTAAAAGTATACAAGACAACCTCACTGGTATCCTCCTgattaaaaacattcaaagatCCCTGTTCAGCATAATGTGATCCAAGAACTCACAATGAAAAT
The sequence above is drawn from the Quercus lobata isolate SW786 chromosome 12, ValleyOak3.0 Primary Assembly, whole genome shotgun sequence genome and encodes:
- the LOC115970161 gene encoding proline-, glutamic acid- and leucine-rich protein 1-like, which codes for MELIGGQQGKSTPAQTVPSQVSSLPTRSPPPVPRHPPPSSPQTAPPSTAEPEKRREQKGKGVADASKTRPTREEDDLTVARKKLLVEEEARKSAESSSEGYQKQAEEQAKLLREANAELKKTQEQVLVLKKHLEETQRLRERAEKLKEQAEKAKIESEKDVNFH